One window of Campylobacter sp. RM12651 genomic DNA carries:
- a CDS encoding BspA family leucine-rich repeat surface protein, translating to MNTWDTGNVHDMSAMFYDCYSLNKKLSFNTKNVEDFSGMFSWCKSLNQIIDFDMSSAKKIDGMFFKSCGKLANN from the coding sequence ATTAATACTTGGGACACAGGCAATGTGCATGATATGAGTGCTATGTTTTATGATTGTTATAGTTTAAATAAAAAGCTTAGTTTTAATACTAAAAATGTTGAAGATTTTTCAGGAATGTTTAGTTGGTGCAAGAGTTTAAATCAAATTATTGATTTTGATATGAGTAGTGCGAAAAAAATAGATGGAATGTTTTTTAAAAGTTGTGGCAAATTAGCCAATAATTAG
- a CDS encoding autotransporter outer membrane beta-barrel domain-containing protein has product MKKVLFSSVCAVALLGTNVYAVENSLSNSLETFLSQKTELESKIKEQNTLITQKQESVNNADTNYKEKDKAFKETAKAIDTATLTAVDKEGLKNQAEREHTNLVNQGNSLNTQKDNLNQELQGISDLITKQNTAISDLTSQIATSQTNLTAKEKAYNDLNKQLSTLVEQHKELLNKKYEAENKLAEARENLQKDPNNEALKTNVKNAIKTQEEANLAVKLSDDTMAPLGQQKGQALFEFNEASNNHNSLVFKKREEEKSLENYKNSLTLKQQEIQAQEQKITDNKTLQAQAQTKVEEAMKVYTEAQTKVEEAKKTNANAKTALDKASEDLEKAKTELTTANTTLLELEEQLKEIQANITNNTEEGKKAKEELMSSGIYTANTQTHANALISLAASHNGDLSNAAPEVKAQAQTLANQIATTILDEKKDDITAEALSTLNVQINNMNKRLGEVRGLNADIGTWFRIYGGRFSNGNNNFNYYSTQIGADKKTSLNNADILAGVLFGYDKINAGVRAKDTSVGAYLSYIHNDGYFADLVLKYIRSSYDSKFVDVKSQNSFLVSAEGGYRFNVNNNFYLEPSLEIITGYIGKYESSLKIFNKFKINVDAHSPLIFKPQIFAGYSVNDFTFRAGVGAVIDTQTKEADLLIGDIIKGVNAKVKSKLGASDRGFVSVGTAYTFSDNLRLNLSVERSFGTKLTNDYEINSTIRYTF; this is encoded by the coding sequence ATGAAAAAAGTATTATTTTCATCGGTTTGTGCAGTGGCACTACTAGGGACAAATGTATATGCAGTAGAAAATAGTTTAAGTAATAGTTTAGAAACTTTTTTAAGTCAAAAAACAGAGTTAGAAAGCAAGATTAAAGAGCAAAATACTCTAATAACTCAAAAACAAGAAAGCGTAAATAATGCTGATACAAATTATAAAGAAAAAGATAAAGCATTTAAAGAAACTGCAAAGGCTATAGATACAGCAACATTAACAGCAGTAGATAAAGAGGGTTTGAAAAATCAAGCTGAAAGAGAACATACTAATTTAGTAAATCAAGGTAATTCTTTAAATACTCAAAAAGATAATTTAAATCAAGAATTACAAGGAATAAGTGATTTGATAACTAAGCAAAATACAGCTATTTCAGATTTAACAAGTCAAATTGCTACTTCTCAAACTAATTTAACTGCCAAAGAAAAAGCTTATAATGATTTAAATAAGCAATTAAGCACATTAGTAGAGCAACACAAAGAATTATTAAATAAAAAATATGAAGCAGAGAATAAACTAGCTGAGGCTAGAGAAAATTTACAAAAAGATCCAAATAATGAAGCATTAAAAACAAATGTAAAAAATGCTATAAAAACTCAAGAAGAAGCTAATTTAGCCGTAAAACTAAGTGATGATACCATGGCTCCATTGGGACAACAAAAAGGACAAGCGTTATTTGAGTTTAATGAAGCTTCAAATAATCATAATAGCTTGGTATTTAAAAAAAGAGAAGAAGAAAAAAGTCTTGAAAATTATAAAAATAGCTTAACTTTAAAACAACAAGAAATCCAAGCTCAAGAACAAAAAATAACAGATAATAAAACTTTACAAGCTCAAGCCCAAACCAAAGTTGAAGAAGCAATGAAAGTATATACAGAAGCTCAAACTAAAGTTGAAGAAGCTAAAAAGACCAATGCTAACGCTAAAACAGCTTTAGATAAAGCAAGTGAAGACCTTGAAAAAGCTAAAACAGAGTTAACTACAGCTAATACAACTTTACTAGAACTAGAAGAGCAATTAAAAGAAATTCAAGCAAATATTACAAACAATACAGAAGAAGGCAAAAAAGCTAAAGAAGAGTTAATGTCAAGTGGTATTTATACGGCTAATACTCAAACTCACGCTAACGCATTAATCAGTTTAGCAGCTTCACACAATGGAGATTTAAGCAATGCAGCTCCTGAAGTAAAAGCACAAGCACAAACCTTAGCAAATCAAATAGCTACAACAATTTTAGATGAGAAAAAAGACGATATAACAGCAGAAGCTCTAAGCACTTTAAATGTTCAAATCAATAATATGAATAAGCGTTTAGGTGAAGTGCGTGGTTTAAATGCGGATATTGGGACTTGGTTTAGAATTTATGGTGGTCGTTTTAGCAATGGTAACAATAATTTCAATTACTATTCAACCCAAATTGGTGCAGATAAAAAAACTAGCTTAAATAATGCTGATATTCTTGCTGGTGTGCTATTTGGCTATGATAAAATCAATGCAGGTGTAAGAGCAAAAGACACTAGCGTAGGAGCGTATTTAAGTTATATTCACAATGATGGATATTTTGCTGATTTGGTATTAAAATATATAAGAAGTAGTTATGATAGTAAATTTGTTGATGTTAAATCTCAAAATTCATTCTTAGTTAGTGCAGAGGGCGGATATAGATTTAATGTAAATAATAATTTTTATCTTGAACCAAGCCTTGAGATAATCACTGGATATATCGGCAAATATGAATCAAGCTTAAAAATCTTTAATAAGTTTAAAATAAATGTAGATGCTCATTCTCCATTAATATTTAAACCACAAATATTTGCAGGTTATAGCGTAAATGATTTTACATTTAGAGCTGGTGTTGGGGCAGTAATTGATACTCAAACTAAAGAAGCAGACCTTTTAATAGGCGATATTATAAAAGGAGTAAATGCTAAGGTAAAAAGCAAATTAGGAGCTAGCGATAGAGGATTTGTAAGCGTTGGCACAGCATATACATTTAGCGATAATTTAAGATTGAATTTAAGTGTTGAAAGAAGCTTTGGCACAAAACTTACAAATGATTATGAAATAAACTCAACCATTAGATATACATTTTAA